Proteins found in one Microbacterium sp. SSM24 genomic segment:
- a CDS encoding glutaredoxin family protein, with translation MTTLTLIGKPDCHLCDVAREVVETVVAELPEDAVEIEELSIADDPALYAQWWEKIPVVLIDGTLHGHWRVSPDRLRSALEAAGS, from the coding sequence GTGACGACCCTCACCCTCATCGGCAAGCCCGACTGCCACCTGTGCGACGTCGCCCGCGAGGTCGTCGAGACCGTCGTCGCCGAGCTGCCCGAGGACGCCGTCGAGATCGAGGAGCTCTCGATCGCCGACGATCCCGCGCTCTACGCGCAGTGGTGGGAGAAGATTCCGGTCGTGCTCATCGACGGCACGCTCCACGGTCACTGGCGCGTGTCGCCCGACCGCCTGCGCTCTGCGCTCGAGGCCGCCGGCTCCTGA
- a CDS encoding rhodanese-like domain-containing protein, whose product MPSITVQQLREQPDIPVIDVRETWEFESGRVPGAVNLPMSTIGEHLDALPDGAFAVICKVGGRSGRVVEALLARGYDATNVDGGTDEWIAAGYPVEQ is encoded by the coding sequence ATGCCGTCGATCACCGTCCAACAGCTTCGTGAGCAGCCCGACATTCCCGTCATCGATGTGCGCGAGACGTGGGAGTTCGAGTCCGGTCGCGTTCCCGGCGCCGTGAACCTGCCGATGTCGACGATCGGCGAGCACCTCGATGCGCTGCCCGACGGCGCGTTCGCCGTCATCTGCAAGGTCGGCGGCCGCTCGGGTCGCGTGGTCGAGGCTCTGCTGGCCCGCGGCTACGACGCGACGAACGTCGACGGCGGCACCGACGAATGGATCGCGGCCGGGTATCCGGTCGAGCAGTGA
- a CDS encoding tyrosine-protein phosphatase: MIPGLQNFRDTGGTPLRDGGVTRERVLFRSEALTGLSAEALDALAASPIGVIADFRTDMERSMAPDVLPSDRPFDVVELPLLEGAMTGLAQSAVTASDPATAQAAIAAALAQLPSLGDLYISMLGGGAASFAELARLVAASNDDAPTAVLVHCTAGKDRTGVSVALLLDAVGADRAAVVADYSSSAGNLAGPWADRMRAMITGMGVPLTPAIDELVTGTPPEAIEQALAWIDDQGGSADYLRSGGLTELELAALRARLIA, encoded by the coding sequence GTGATCCCCGGGCTGCAGAACTTCCGCGACACCGGTGGCACTCCGCTGCGCGACGGCGGCGTAACGCGGGAACGCGTGCTCTTCCGCTCCGAGGCCCTGACGGGGCTCTCCGCCGAGGCGCTCGACGCGCTGGCGGCGTCCCCCATCGGCGTGATCGCCGACTTCCGCACCGACATGGAGCGCTCGATGGCGCCCGACGTGCTGCCTTCCGACCGCCCGTTCGACGTCGTCGAGCTGCCCTTGCTCGAGGGCGCGATGACGGGGCTCGCGCAGAGCGCCGTGACGGCATCGGATCCCGCGACGGCACAGGCGGCGATCGCCGCGGCTCTCGCGCAGCTGCCCTCGCTCGGCGACCTCTACATCTCGATGCTCGGCGGCGGCGCGGCATCCTTCGCCGAACTCGCCCGGCTCGTGGCCGCCTCGAACGACGACGCCCCGACCGCGGTGCTCGTGCACTGCACCGCGGGCAAGGACCGCACCGGAGTATCGGTCGCGCTGCTGCTCGATGCCGTGGGCGCCGACCGTGCGGCCGTGGTCGCCGACTACAGCTCGTCGGCGGGCAACCTCGCCGGACCGTGGGCCGACCGCATGCGGGCGATGATCACGGGCATGGGCGTGCCCCTCACGCCCGCCATCGACGAACTCGTGACGGGCACGCCGCCCGAGGCCATCGAGCAGGCGCTCGCCTGGATCGACGACCAGGGCGGATCGGCCGACTACCTGCGGTCGGGCGGCCTCACCGAGCTCGAACTCGCCGCACTGCGCGCGCGCCTCATCGCCTGA
- a CDS encoding YegP family protein → MAGKFELFTDKGGQWRFNLKASNGEVIASSEGYSSKSGALNGIESVKKHAADAEVVERD, encoded by the coding sequence ATGGCGGGCAAATTCGAGCTGTTCACCGACAAAGGTGGCCAGTGGCGCTTCAACCTGAAGGCGTCCAACGGCGAGGTCATCGCATCCAGCGAAGGCTATTCGTCCAAGTCCGGCGCACTCAACGGCATCGAATCGGTCAAGAAGCACGCGGCCGACGCCGAAGTCGTCGAGCGCGACTGA